The following proteins are co-located in the Rhodococcus opacus B4 genome:
- a CDS encoding 2,3-dihydro-2,3-dihydroxybenzoate dehydrogenase has product MSGTTLIVGAAQGIGRATAVTLSRSGHRLVLLDRDAEGLAATAALLDTPPLGTAVTDIRDTAAVTDTVRRIEDEHGPVTALAHVAGVLETGSVLDADPASWQRVFDVNVTGLVNVLRAVGTGMRDRSAGSIVVVGSNAAGVPRTGMGAYGASKAAVAMIVRVLGLELAEYGIRANIVAPGSTDTAMQRSLWSDPSDDTGARGAIDGDLGSFKVGIPLGRIADAADIADSVEFLLSDRARHITMQALYVDGGATLQA; this is encoded by the coding sequence ATGAGCGGCACGACACTGATCGTCGGGGCGGCGCAGGGTATCGGACGGGCCACGGCCGTCACCCTGTCGCGGTCCGGTCACCGCCTGGTGCTGCTCGATCGAGACGCCGAAGGCCTCGCCGCCACCGCCGCCCTGCTCGACACCCCTCCGCTCGGCACCGCCGTCACCGACATCCGCGATACCGCCGCGGTCACCGACACCGTCCGCCGGATCGAGGACGAGCACGGTCCCGTCACCGCCCTCGCGCACGTGGCCGGGGTGCTCGAGACCGGGTCGGTACTCGACGCCGATCCCGCGAGCTGGCAGCGCGTGTTCGACGTCAACGTCACGGGTCTGGTCAACGTGCTGCGCGCCGTCGGCACCGGAATGCGGGACCGCTCGGCCGGTTCCATAGTCGTGGTCGGCTCGAACGCCGCCGGCGTCCCCCGCACCGGGATGGGCGCGTACGGCGCGTCCAAGGCCGCCGTCGCGATGATCGTCCGGGTACTCGGCCTCGAGCTGGCCGAATACGGAATCCGCGCGAACATCGTCGCCCCCGGCTCGACGGACACCGCGATGCAGCGGTCGCTGTGGTCGGACCCCTCCGACGACACCGGGGCGCGCGGAGCGATCGACGGCGACCTGGGCTCGTTCAAGGTCGGCATCCCGCTGGGCCGCATCGCCGACGCCGCCGACATCGCCGACTCCGTCGAGTTCCTCCTGTCGGACCGGGCGCGACACATCACCATGCAGGCGCTCTACGTCGACGGCGGCGCTACCCTCCAAGCCTGA
- a CDS encoding ABC transporter permease codes for MSVAPAAPRVVWGEPALRLISRIATFCLVELQKLRHDRTELVTRAIQPILWLVIFGETFSRIRAIPTGDVPYLDYLAPGIIAQSALFVAIFYGIQIIWERDAGVLTKLLVTPTPRAALVTGKAFAAGVRAVAQAVVVVVVAALLGVAMTWNPLRLLGVVAVVVLGAAFFSCLSVAIAGVVLKRDRLMGIGQAITMPLFFASNALYPVELMPGWVQAISRVNPLSYEVSALRGLLIGQPTNYWLDFGVLVAAAVLGIAVASALLGRLSR; via the coding sequence ATGTCCGTAGCACCCGCCGCACCGCGCGTCGTCTGGGGTGAACCTGCGCTCCGGCTGATCTCGCGGATCGCCACGTTCTGCCTGGTCGAGTTGCAGAAACTCCGGCACGACCGGACGGAGTTGGTGACCCGCGCGATCCAGCCGATTCTCTGGCTCGTGATCTTCGGGGAGACGTTCAGCCGCATCCGCGCGATCCCGACCGGCGACGTCCCCTACCTGGACTATCTGGCCCCGGGCATCATCGCCCAGTCGGCCCTGTTCGTCGCCATCTTCTACGGCATCCAGATCATCTGGGAACGCGACGCCGGGGTCCTGACCAAATTGCTCGTGACACCCACTCCGCGTGCGGCTCTCGTGACGGGCAAGGCGTTCGCGGCCGGGGTCCGCGCGGTGGCCCAGGCCGTGGTCGTGGTGGTCGTGGCGGCGCTGCTCGGCGTCGCGATGACGTGGAATCCGCTGCGCCTGCTGGGCGTCGTCGCGGTGGTGGTGCTGGGGGCGGCGTTCTTCTCGTGCCTGTCCGTGGCCATCGCGGGGGTGGTGCTCAAACGCGACCGGCTGATGGGCATCGGTCAGGCGATCACCATGCCGCTGTTCTTCGCGTCGAACGCGCTGTACCCGGTGGAACTCATGCCGGGGTGGGTCCAGGCGATCAGCCGGGTGAACCCCCTGAGCTACGAGGTGTCCGCGCTCAGGGGGCTGCTCATCGGCCAGCCGACGAACTACTGGCTGGACTTCGGGGTGCTCGTGGCAGCCGCGGTGCTCGGGATCGCCGTCGCGTCCGCGCTGCTCGGGAGACTGTCCCGATGA
- a CDS encoding (2,3-dihydroxybenzoyl)adenylate synthase, whose translation MTTSVRAPLETTTGYPAELVARYRAAGYWTDETFQQFLGARAERFGDAIAVTGPDASGSDRALTYRELSDRADRLAAGLQSSGVQPGDRVVVQLPNIVEYVEVIFAVFRLGALPVFALPAHRSQEISYFCSFADAAAYVITDTHAGFDYRGLARDVVSSAANPPRVIVAGDAEEFTSLDELRASEPISDAPAAGPESVAFLQLSGGTTGVSKLIPRTHTDYLYSVRESDRICGIDENTRLLVALPAAHNFPMSSPGILGVLHAGGRVVLAPDPSPDTAFALIERERVTIASLVPPLALAWLSAAARTDRDISSLEVLQVGGAKFSAEAAKRVRPELGCALQQVFGMAEGLVNYTRLDDPEETIVTTQGRPISPDDEVRVVDDQGAPVPTGTSGHLLTRGPYTIRGYYRAPEHNSTAFTEDGFYRTGDIVRLTDDGYLVVEGRAKDQINRGGEKVAAEEVENHLLAHPAVADVAVVSMPDQYLGERSCAFVVVAGEQPKAVELKKFVRGRGLADYKVPDKVVFVDEFPVTGVGKISKSELRRALEKTFVTS comes from the coding sequence ATGACCACGAGCGTTCGCGCTCCCCTGGAGACCACCACCGGCTATCCCGCCGAACTCGTCGCACGCTACCGTGCCGCCGGGTACTGGACGGACGAGACGTTCCAGCAGTTTCTGGGCGCCCGCGCCGAGCGATTCGGGGACGCGATCGCCGTGACCGGGCCGGACGCGTCCGGGTCCGACCGCGCCCTCACCTACCGCGAATTGTCCGACCGCGCCGACCGGCTCGCCGCCGGTCTGCAGTCGTCGGGGGTGCAGCCCGGCGACCGGGTGGTGGTGCAACTGCCGAACATCGTCGAGTACGTCGAGGTGATCTTCGCGGTCTTCCGGCTCGGCGCCCTGCCGGTGTTCGCGCTGCCCGCGCACCGCTCCCAGGAGATCTCCTACTTCTGCAGTTTCGCCGACGCGGCGGCCTACGTGATCACCGACACGCACGCCGGTTTCGACTACCGGGGCCTCGCCCGCGACGTAGTGTCGTCGGCGGCGAACCCGCCGCGGGTCATCGTGGCAGGCGACGCGGAGGAGTTCACCTCCCTCGACGAACTGCGGGCCTCGGAACCGATCTCGGACGCACCGGCGGCCGGTCCGGAATCCGTGGCGTTCCTGCAGCTCTCGGGCGGAACCACCGGGGTGTCGAAGCTGATCCCGCGCACCCATACCGACTACCTGTACTCGGTGCGCGAGTCGGACCGCATCTGCGGCATCGACGAAAACACCCGCCTGCTGGTCGCCCTCCCTGCGGCGCACAACTTCCCGATGAGCTCCCCGGGCATCCTCGGCGTGCTGCACGCCGGTGGCCGCGTGGTGCTCGCCCCGGATCCCAGTCCCGACACCGCGTTCGCGCTCATCGAGCGGGAGAGAGTCACGATCGCGTCGCTGGTCCCGCCGCTCGCGCTGGCGTGGCTGTCCGCCGCCGCCCGCACGGACCGGGACATCTCGAGCCTCGAGGTGCTGCAGGTCGGGGGCGCGAAGTTCAGCGCCGAGGCCGCCAAGCGGGTGCGTCCCGAACTCGGGTGCGCGCTGCAGCAGGTCTTCGGGATGGCCGAGGGACTGGTCAACTACACAAGGCTGGACGACCCGGAAGAGACGATCGTCACCACCCAGGGCAGGCCGATCAGCCCCGACGACGAGGTGCGGGTCGTCGACGACCAGGGTGCGCCCGTCCCGACCGGCACGTCCGGTCACCTGCTCACCCGCGGTCCGTACACCATCCGCGGCTACTACCGCGCCCCCGAACACAATTCGACCGCGTTCACCGAGGACGGTTTCTACCGCACCGGCGACATCGTCCGGCTCACCGACGACGGCTACCTCGTGGTCGAGGGCCGCGCGAAGGATCAGATCAACCGCGGCGGCGAGAAGGTGGCCGCCGAGGAGGTCGAGAATCACCTGCTCGCGCACCCAGCCGTCGCCGACGTCGCGGTGGTGTCGATGCCCGATCAGTATCTCGGCGAACGCAGTTGCGCGTTCGTCGTCGTCGCGGGCGAGCAGCCGAAGGCCGTCGAGCTCAAGAAGTTCGTCCGCGGCCGCGGACTCGCCGACTACAAGGTCCCCGACAAGGTCGTGTTCGTCGACGAGTTCCCGGTCACCGGTGTCGGCAAGATCAGCAAGTCGGAACTGCGCCGGGCCCTGGAGAAGACGTTCGTCACGTCCTGA
- a CDS encoding ABC transporter ATP-binding protein, with product MIFRRERPAARHRPSHDALELSHVTYRFGDYTAVNDLSLVIEAGECFGLLGPNGAGKTTTIRLLNTLLPLQDGDIGVFGYDVRSQAMLVRRLLGYVPQQLSIEGALTARENVSWFARLYDVPRSERRRRVEEVLEMVDLAEVADRVASSFSGGMVRRLELAQALVNRPSLLVLDEPTVGLDPVARDSVWTRVTEMQKQYGMTVLLTTHYMEEAEALCDRIALMHRGELRAVGSPAGLVADLGPDATLDDVFRHHTGDSLTADEKGGLRDVRSTRRTARRLG from the coding sequence ATGATATTTCGCAGGGAGAGGCCCGCCGCACGACACCGGCCGTCCCACGACGCGCTGGAACTGTCCCACGTGACCTACCGGTTCGGGGACTACACCGCGGTGAACGACCTGAGTCTCGTGATCGAGGCGGGCGAGTGCTTCGGTCTGCTCGGCCCCAACGGCGCGGGAAAGACCACGACGATCCGACTGCTCAACACGCTCCTTCCGCTGCAGGACGGCGACATCGGCGTCTTCGGATACGACGTGCGCTCCCAGGCGATGTTGGTTCGTCGGCTCCTCGGGTATGTGCCGCAGCAGTTGTCGATCGAGGGCGCACTCACCGCCCGGGAGAACGTGTCCTGGTTCGCCCGCCTCTACGACGTACCGCGGTCCGAACGCCGCCGCCGGGTCGAGGAGGTGCTGGAGATGGTGGATCTCGCCGAGGTCGCCGACCGGGTGGCGTCGAGTTTCTCAGGCGGCATGGTCCGGCGCCTCGAACTCGCGCAGGCACTGGTGAACCGGCCGTCGCTGCTGGTGCTCGACGAACCGACGGTCGGGCTCGATCCGGTCGCGCGGGATTCGGTGTGGACCCGCGTCACCGAGATGCAGAAGCAGTACGGGATGACAGTGCTGCTCACCACCCACTACATGGAAGAGGCCGAGGCACTGTGCGATCGGATCGCGCTGATGCACCGGGGCGAACTCCGCGCGGTCGGCTCGCCGGCCGGACTCGTCGCCGACCTCGGGCCCGACGCGACGCTCGACGACGTCTTCCGCCACCACACCGGTGACAGTCTCACCGCCGACGAGAAGGGAGGACTCCGGGATGTCCGTAGCACCCGCCGCACCGCGCGTCGTCTGGGGTGA